The following nucleotide sequence is from Mytilus galloprovincialis chromosome 12, xbMytGall1.hap1.1, whole genome shotgun sequence.
aaaaaatcaaagaaatataaatgaGAAGCTattaaagaattgttttttttctaacaaaACTTTTGGCAGTCATTTAAAAACACTTTACATGTAAATactgtgaaaaattatataacatGCAAAAAAGGTAAAGAAAGAGCATAACTATTATCAAATTGAtcgttatttttcaatatattaaatttccttatacatttaatttgttatacatgtacatttctaCAAGGAAATGATACAATCACTTAACTTGCTGAAGTAATTTACTCGAATAACAACTGGAGTGGTTTTCCTTACCTATCCAATCCTAACCTTTTTATTGGCATGTTTTTGATTATGTACCTAAATCCAAGTCATTTTCTTTTATACATATATGAGCAACAAGTACATGTACGATATAATTGCAATCTATTaatgttcatttatattttgaaaaaatacttTTTCCAAAATGCAAACTTACTGCAAAAGTTTATTTCAGAAGCTGTTTTTTGAGTTTTACCTGATTTTTCTTGAAATGTGTCAATTTACTTCAATAGTATACATTTTTCAacatatagttttgtttttttttattcataaaagttttCTAATTATAAATATGATCATGATTTgatgataaatatatatgtttgaagTGGTTTTCCTTTAAAATCTAAGATATCTTTAAAATTCAGTAACCTACCTGATTCAAGATGAACTTAAAAAACTCATGCATTTACCTAGGAGATAAAACTGGAGATTGACTTCTGCGACCTCTCAAATCTGTTGATGAATGTGGTGATTGTCTCCTCCTGTCTTTCTCAAGATGACTGTATACCTGTCCTGTACCGATCCTCTTAGGAGATCTCCGTACTGGTCTGTTCCTTGGTGAAAGTGATCTAGGACCTAAGCGTCTTCTCTGGGATGGTGACCTTCTTACAGGTGGTCTTGACCTTGGTAATGGTGAGCCTCTCCGTCTTGGAGATATTGACCTGTTTCTTGACCTTGACCTTCTTATTGGCCGTCTAGCTGGAGAATGTGTTCTTGAACGACGAGGAGAAAGACGTCTTGGTGTTCGAGATCTGGATCTTGAACGCCTTGGGGGTGGTCTCCGTCTTGGTGATCTTGACTTTGACCTTCTTGGTGGAGGTCTTCTGTAAGGTGATCTTGACCTTGACCTacatataacaaattaaaatttataataacaattatataattaaaatctaaatttaagaagagaaaaatttaaaactttgatatAAACTTAGATATTTATATGCATGGTTGAATAAAAAGGTTTCTGCAATTAATCAACTTCATTTGGctctttttcaatgtttttgaaaACCATTTTAGTACAAAAATTATGTCAAATCACTAGATGTGCGATCaggcaaaaatgacaaaacaaaaaatgtttgaataacTGTTCTTAAACTTGAAGTTAGTGGACAAGTTCAATGATGGCTTAGTTATTTTTGTCCTAAATGATGGTAGTGCACATCGTGCATCATGGGGAAAACACATGGTACATCATGCGAAAACAAATGGTACATCATGGGAAAACAAATGGTACATCATGGGAAAACACATGGTACATCATGGGAAAACAAATGGTACATCATGGGAAAACAAATGGTACATCATGGGAAAACAAAAGATCAATAGAAATCAGTCTTTTACTGACGGGAAAAAATAaagggaaaatatatatattcatttatcacatatttgttacgaatacgttgggttttgcatatgcaataacctcaaaattgcccggggcaaaaaagacgatattgatattgtgccctgattccaaatgacgtcacgtcattgcgtccttaacgacacttttgtgatacaaaatttaaaattttacctgttatgtttcattaaattgtaataattgaaCTTTGTGTCTCTATTCTGCAGAACTtagatatgtgataaatagattataatatggccttttccatattggccctggtatcatccctcgacccatatcggccctcggctaaagcctcgaggccgatatgggagtctcgggatgataccagggccaatatggaaaaggccatgttataatctatacatattgtttataattcacagaagaatatatatgtttatgtccaattaatcatgttaatatcatCATTGTCATcatgttttcaaaagtttttccAAAATTTCATGCATCATACAAACACATTTCAATGTTCTTttctagaaaataataaaagttaaataatcatggaaataatatttaaaacaaattatttatcattAGAATGTCAATATGAAGGAAGTTGAAAGTTgtcaaaacaacttttttttataatttaatgtaaattatttccctttaataaTAGCAGAatagtaatcatggtaattgctacagaaaaatgtacaaattactataacaacaagaatgtgtccatagtacacggatgccccactcgcactatcattttctatgttcagtggaccacgaaattgggttcaaaactttaatttggaattaaaattagaaagatcatatcatagggaacatgtgtactaagtttcaagttgatgtaactttaacttcatcaaaaactaccttgaccaaaaactttaacctgaactttgcactatcattttctatgttcagtgaaccatgaaattggggtcaaaactaaaatttggcattaaaattagaaagatcacatcatggggaacatgtgtatcaagtttcaagttgaatggacttcagcttcatcaaaaactaccttgaccaaaaactttaacctgaagcgaatggacgcacagacggacggacgaacgaacggaggcacagaccagaaaacataatgcccctctactatcgtaggtggggcataaaaataacttCATGTTAAAACCAAAGTAATAAGTTATTGCCTAATAATACAAAGTAAAGAACTAATTATttgtaaacatgataaatgtcatTAGGCTAGAAGTTTTCATGTCCAAACCAAATCTCTCTAAACCTTCACCagtgattattttattttaatttcatgacACAAACCACaggattttgatggtaaggatttGTTTTAGTTCACTGCACACACTTCATATTAACAAAGTCTGGTTACCTCTCACTGATGCAATAAACTAAGTTACAAATGTATTtgaccagttgatcagttaggaAGGTGGTAATGGGGTTACCTTCATGACAAATTTAacagtaaaaattcttgccaaatgacatttaacagtaatttttggtgcatgatgataaaatatgtaatttcttttagacgataaaaaaacaccaaaaatttccacGAATTAcgttaatttttcaaaaaaataacgGTAACCATAATTTtttgagacctctgacaaatCACAATAAATGGTACCGGTACTGTACATTTGAAAAGACATAGCCTTTTAATCAAGCATAGtaaattaatatgaaaaaaaataggtTCATTCATTCAAGTCCTGTAGATGAAGTCCTTAAGcagtgtatttttttataaatagttttgagtaaattcaaaataatttttacagCGGACCATCGTGATTACTcagtgtataaaaaaaaaataatatttaggcCATTTCATGAATCATATCTTTCactaaatatttgtaaatttaatttGCACGCCTTAATTATGACTTCATTTTCAAGATAGTAGCACACCTATATCCCTGCTCTATTAAAATTTTTAGGCTATTTAAGAATCATCATTCTGCAGGGTAGTTTACAAATACTTCATTTTATTTATTCAGTTTACATGTAATATTATCATAGTTTCTAATCTTTTTCATTGTATTTCTTTTACAGTTTTATTCCTTCAGTGACAGTGTGCCTTTAATATGCAATGATTATTATGTACCATAATCTCATACATGTGATGGACTGTGAAACTCAAATTAGGggatttggaaattttggtcaggagattaggactcagatcaggaggttttttatcgacataaattttgtcgtaaatgtaacCATATGATGTAGAAATggtgtttttcttcaaatttccatcaaattgtatgtttctatttgaatgaaaataaaatattaagacaAATCtgattcttgttttgtttttgatgtttttgataaTTGACTATGTATTCACTGCttgcaaataaatcattttacttatttatcttatctgtatagatttgtattcatgtctccatctccttatcattggtaactgtatagacaaataagaaagaaatatatgctacatgtatacatgtatttgcaaCATGATAATTAAGGTATCGGGACCGTTTGCCCTAATAACGTGTTCGCCCTAGGTCCGTTCGCTCTGAGTTCATTCGCCCtactataaaaatattaatattcagggcactgaagttgaataaacttattcagatatttctatggtatttatatcatgtatattcttaaaatttatggaaacattgaaatatttaaaagtttatggcTTGTTTTTGATCATTAATTGTTCAATTACAAAATAATTCGGATAACTCATTACTGTGAAACTTGTCTTTTGAtagattaataataaaaacaaacattttattttgataaaatattcagcttgaaattaataaaactaatgATGTAAGAACTGTAAATTATGAAACGGATTTacaagttcatttatttatacTGCATACTTTCGTGATTGACtgattacaattattttgttaacaaatattaataaagataaatacattgtattccagtattctactctgcaaatcaaagggaaaatgataaattgattgcggcaatataaatattctgtcaattttttaacaaactttaacattataatttgttcaaatacttaaaataatgcgactagacaacaattagaaaaaaataataatcagggCGAATGGACCCTGGGCGAATAGGTATCAGAACGAAGAGGTACTagggcgaacggacccggattcataaattaataagaaaaataacaaacactAACAATAGTACTGCATGTTTTTTAAGCATTATGAAAGTCATATTTCTAGAAAACTTAAAAGACTCATACAGTGTAAAATGTTTTGCTATTTTTATAGTTGTGTAGCAGAAACATCTCGAAAGCTGGAGAGATGAACAGTTAAAGTTAACGCAACACTACATGGTAGGTCTAGAAACAAAGTAATCACTAAAGTAGTAATGATCATAGTGTAGAAGtaacattgtgttattgttacgATTTATTAACAGACTTTAGCTTAAATTTAGCACAATCTATCTCAGATGATCTGATTTTTGACAATGTTTATGTTTGTAGTGCTGAAATTTCCCGAAATCTTTTGTTGTCTGTGAAAGATATTAACCTTCTATCTCTGGAACGTCGTCTTGGTGAAGGCATTGTTAGTTAAAGGGTGGAATGCTATGCATTTACAAAATGTGTAAGAAACGATACACTATTTACAAGAAAAGACAACTCATGTCACACACCGACTCCATTTTTAGTATCTAAGTGCAAAGTGCGCTTGAAAGTAAAGAGAAAATATCCTAATTTCTAAACTTCTATCTGACATTGATGATTCATGCAACTTTTTCCTGCATTTTACTTTCATGTGTAATTTCTATATCTGTTCATCAATATTGTTCGAATTTTAAGGTATAAAATGTTAACTACGCCGTCACACGTCATTTGAAATTGTAACAATTTGCATTTTCGTCGATTGATCTTTTTTACATAGTGAAAAATCtagatacatgtatgcatatcCTATTTTTGAACCCTGCAGCCTCTGTTGCTGGGGATAGAAATACCATTTAATTGAACATTGTCAAGCCacaaataccattttttttctaccgTTTAATGAGGGTAACAATGCCCTTTACCGTCGggcgtcaaacggtcattttcaactcaatttgattaaaattttaccaTGATTTGTCAAACCATCCTTATCTTTATtggtcagaggtctcaaataattattgttacggTCATTTTTGGGGAAAATTTAACATTATTCGTCAAAATCAGTCAATTTTCTTATCgtaaagaaagtgtacattttataatcatgtattgataaaaaattaCCGCTATAATAGTGTCATATAAGCTTTAAAAAAGTTGTCATTTGTCAAATCATGTTactagtacatgtacattgcagTAGAAAGGCTGAGCATGACAACATTATGGTGTTTGTTAAGGAATCAGGGTCCATCCATCCTAAAACATGTTCATGTCtgtgttcgccccctttcactttggCATCCTACACATTTGCACCCTTCGTATTGGTTTTATCAAGCATAGTTGCCAACTGACATGACAAGGTCCTGAAGGTGAGGGACACAGGCTCTTTATAGGAGCCTTTAGCATGCTTTTCTTCTCCTGTTTTTCTGTCACACCCAGTTTTATTATATTGACTGtcataaaaacctcgcaataatttctgagttTACAGAATCATGTCCTTGATCATGATGATGACTTTTCACATGTTGCATGTGGATTTTGTTTTgaattgagcgtcactgatgtgtcttatgtagacaaaacgcgcgtctggcgtactaaattataatcctggtacctttgataactatttacaccactgggtcgatgccactgttggtggacgttttgtccccgagggtatcaccagcccagtagtcaacacttctgtgttgacatgaatatcaataatgtggtcatttttataaatttcctgattacaaaactttgaattttcgaaaaactaaggattttcttataccaggTTAAGATTACCTTAATTAGCCGtaatttgcacaactttttggaattttggatcctcaatgctcttcaactttatacttgtttggctttacaaatattttgatttgagtgtcactgatgagtcttatgtagacgaaacacgcgtctggcgtactaaattataatcctggtacctttgataactattgtataaGCTAGTTTATAGTTTATATACACTGAACTATTTCCCTTTGATCTGTGACAGGATTGCTTCCTTTAGAACATGTGATACTTACTTAACCAGTTATAAAAGGTTGAGTTAGGGAAGTACTTATTAAGCTCAGTCAGTATACACACTACCCTTGAAACACAAGAGGCCCCTGGTTTCATGTCCTGGTGGAGACATTAGATGATTTTGTAAGAAGAATCATACACTCGTGTTAAAAATCTTAATGTTTACTgtattaaacatttattaattgtaAGCATATGTTTTTTTGTAGGATATGGATTCAGCTTCTGGAGGTGACAATGGGAATGAAGAGTCTGCCACCACGAGTGAAGGTGGATTTAAACCAAGGGACGATCATCTGGCAGTGCTCATGTCATTAGGCTTCTCTAAGAATGCTGCCACTAGGGTAAGAATAGTCACAAAAAGAGATTGTTTGGATTTACTTGTGTTCTAGCTAGGGTGCTCCTACTTGGTCATGTTGGTTATGGATAATTCTGGAGTTGATCATATGTGACATGACAGTGCTCATGTGACTTTGGTTCTCTAAGAATGCTTCATGTACCATTAAGGTAAGCTTGCCAATGATTGTCTTTAGTTTTATTCTACTGTACTCACGGTACATTGCACTTTGATTTTGTTCTATGATAAAAGGTGTTTGTTTTACACAGATCTTATTACTAGCATGACTGCTGAAAGGTTATTCTCAATCTCTGTATATCCTGATACAatagttaattttattattttaaaaaatttactttGATCTTTTTGTGTATAAGTTTTTCATCTCCAGTGACCTGACTTTTCCTATGCAGACAGTTTTACTAGTCCGCCCATCTGCCAGCATTTTAATATTGGGAACACCTTCTCTTTAGGAAAatataaatctatattttcatttttattggcAGGGGTTGGGATCGATTAATTTAATAgatgatactgtggattcattaatattcgttggataccaatttttgtggatttcgtgggtacagaaaaaacaacgaatttaaatgttcaacgaaatgcaaattttctaaaggaatgcaTGTGAACTTGTTCAAAACCACCaatttaaatatccacgaatatgcaagttttcttctatccacgaaaattggtactcacgaaaataaatgaatccacagtattccaTGTATTAACAGatctatatatatttgtttgtaggGATTATATTATACTGGGAATTACAATCCACAGTATGCCATGTATTAACagatctgtatatatatatatttgtttgtaggGATTATATTATACTGGGAATTACAATGCTGATATTCCATGTATTAACagatctgtatatatatatatttgtttgtaggGATTATATTATACTGGGAATTACAATGCTGATATTCCATGTATTAACagatctgtatatatatatatatttgtttgtaggGATTATATTATACTGGGAATTACAATCCACAGTATTCCATGTATTAACagatctgtatatatatatatttgtttgtaggGATTATATTATACTGGGAATTACAATgctgatctatatatatatatttgtttgtaggGATTATATTATACTGGGAATTACAATGCTGATCTAGCTGCAGCTTGGATCATTGAAAATGAGGACAAAGATATTAATGCTCCATTTGAggtattgtaaaatataattttaaaagacaTAGAACATACATGTAGAGCATTAcgtatagcaggttattttcacgattttcattgaagaaggtatacgaaatattttggcaatTATTATTTTGGCAGATTTAAATCTTTTACTTTTAGCAATACTATAACATGTacacctttaacatgtttaatttggcggaatttattttggcgaatTTGTTCTGTACGCGAAAATCAGCTAAAATTTACACCCTGTGAAAATAACCCACTATAAATTTTCAGATGCAGATATCTgctaaaagagagacgaaagatacaagagcaTACATTTTTAAACCTCATCTGTCCCTCCTGTTCATAATTCAAATcttataggttttttttaaatttcaaccaTCTTAAAATTGTCAGTCTCTTTTTTTAATTACCAttgatgtcaatcttaattacgtTTTAAATTTGTGTCACTGAGGAAGGTAAATTTCACCTGTGATagaagagggacattcaaacccataagtcgaaaacaaactgaccaaGCTATGGctcaaaaagaaaaagataaacagacaaacaatagtacacaaaactcaacaaagaaaactaaagactgagcaacacaaaccccaccaatactggatgatatcaggtgctctggaagggtaagcaaattaattttctatgtatCACTCTGCTCAGCTCATCATTGTATTACATATCAactcatcctgaatatgcatgaaatatttgccactggacgttaagcaaataacaatcaatcaatattacaTATCAAGTCTCTATGATGTCAAATACATTTACCTTGCTGTCCTGGCATTTACATCTTTGACTTGGAATAACACCCAGGTCATTTTGTATGATTGATTGGTGTTCAACACCACTTTCAACACTTTTGTGATATTTCGTAGTGGTAAATTTCTATTGGTAGAGGAAGTCTGAGTGCCCAGACAGAACTACAAACCTTTGGTATGAAAACTGACAAGCTTAGTCATTTATGATTTGAGTCAAGTGCACCTGTCTATGTGGGATTCAAACTCACAAACTCAGTTTTGACAGGCTATTGACCACTCAGCCACCGAGGCCTCCATATAATGTTTTACAAGTGATACCACTTGGCCACCCAGGTGAAAATAATATGTTCTCCTCTGAAAGGCTGGTGAGGCAAATATacctattgtttttgtcataaaaaaaccACATGCAAAATCAGATCATTCCATAATCAGATTTTCATCATATTGTGAGTTTAAACTATCAGCAGCTCGTCACAATAGATCACAAAGGCTAGAAATATCTCTGTGTTGACAGTATATTAtaaataagaataagaagatgtagtatcattgccaatgagacaactctctgccaGAGACTAGatgatataaaagttatatgaccTTCAACAACTAGAAAATTCCTAACCGCATTGTCAGAGTTTGCTATGAAAGGACTGGAATgccaaatgtaaacaattcaaacgagaaaacttgtAGCTTAATTTATTCTAAAAAACTATTAATCaatatgaatatatgatatacagcaaaaaataacAACCTGATAAATTAAAGGCTCCTCACTCaggataggcacatacagaatgtagctgggttaaacatgtttgagggcgcccaacccttcccctaacctgtgacagtagtgtaacaataaaaaatattatagtaTGTTTATgatgtataattataaaaatgtttttatgatgtATTATTAAAGAAATGAACTATTTATCTGTTTATCACTAAACTTAAATTCATAGGCTGATGCAGAAGATTCCGATGACAGTGAAGACGACTATATTCCTGATGGTGTAGATTTCTATAAGATGGTGTTTGTTGTCAACAGTGAGTTCAGTATGGGAGTGGGGAAGGTAGCGGCACAAGTAGCTCATTCAGCATTAGGTTTACATCGGGTGTTATTAGAAAATCCACAGAAATATGGGCAGATGTTAATGTCATGGGAACAGTTTGggtaaatattatataataaatagattttcaagaaacatttgaaaaagtacatttttgaacagaacttacatttaaaaaatattttgtgccTAGATAGGATAAATAAAAGATATACTGTTTTTGCATTA
It contains:
- the LOC143054634 gene encoding putative peptidyl-tRNA hydrolase 2 is translated as MIHATFSCILLSCVISISVHQYCSNFKDMDSASGGDNGNEESATTSEGGFKPRDDHLAVLMSLGFSKNAATRGLYYTGNYNADLAAAWIIENEDKDINAPFEADAEDSDDSEDDYIPDGVDFYKMVFVVNSEFSMGVGKVAAQVAHSALGLHRVLLENPQKYGQMLMSWEQFGETKIVVKGENTSQLLGLAAKANTMDLPNYLVQDAGRTQIEPGSITCLGIMGKIDQVDSVTGSLKLL